The sequence AACGATCTCTTTAAGCCCCTGGAAGAGGCGTTTTGTCTCCTGGATACCCCGTTTTTCCGCATTGACGAAGATGCGTGAAAGTTCGGCGACCTTGTGGGGTTCGAAGGCAGACTCGTCGATGTCGCACCGCATATGGTTCGCCGTCGGGTACCCGATGGGGGAGTTGTGGATGAGCCGGACGCAGGCCGCGACCTCCCCCTGGTCGTCAAAGGCGGCGAAGTGCATGGCGTAGGCGTCGTATTCGTCCGTTTCGCGGCCGGGTTCGCAGTAATCGAGCGTGTCAACCCCCAGTTTTTCGCAGACGATCCTGTAGCGGAATGCAAACACTTTTTCCAGCTCCTCCTGGGTTGTTGCTTCGACAAAAGTGGTTGTCATTTTCCCTCCCGCTCTTCAAATGATCAGTTGAATAGTATCATAGCATAGTGCATGAAAATATGAAAAACATAAAATAACATCAAATTTATCTCTCAAAATAGTGATATTGGCGGCGATTGCTTTTACGGACGTCACTTTTTTTACGCTAAATAGGTTATGCTTGAACGGTAAAAGGCCGCAAAGCCCCGCGTGGAGTCGTAATGCGATATGCCGCACACATTGTCCGGGTCGGTGTCGCCGGACGTTGCACGAATGAAAAGTCATCGATATAAAAGGCTGAAACGATGCGTATTGTCCCCGTTACTTCGCCCGGACAGATCGCCCTTTGCGCTTCCCTGGCGGAGACGATCTGGCGCGAATTCTATACGCCGATCATCGGGGAGGCGCAGGTGGTGTACATGCTGCGCGCTTTTCAATCCGCCGGTGCGATGGCCGAGCAGATCCAAAACGGTTACCGCTACAGTCTCCTCTACGACGGCGAGATGGCGGTAGGGTACTGCGCCACCGTGCCCGAAGGCGATGCGCTCAAAGTGAGCAAACTTTACGTCCTTAAAACGGTCCGGGGGAAAGGCGGCGGCCACCTGATGCTGGAACACTGTGCATCAGATGCGAAGGCGCGCGGCCTCCAACGACTCGTACTGACGGTCAACCGCCACAACCCCTCCGTGGCGTTCTACGAGCGTGAGGGGTTTACGAACGCCGGCCCCCTGGTCCAGGAGATCGGGGGCGGCTATGTTATGGATGATTACGTCATGGTGCGGCCGCTCGCCTGAATCCCGGGGAATGTGACGCCTGTTTGGTTACAATTCCCCGACATAACGGCATGAATGCGAAGGAAAGAGAATGACGAAGAGCGTGATTTCGGCAGGTATGGCACTGTTGGCGGTGTTCGGCCTCGGGGCCTGCAGCAAAAAGGCACCCGAATGCGGTGCGGAGGGTGTCCGTGCCTATCTGCTGCAGGACGACGGTCTGCTAGAAGCTTTTATCGACAAACGGTATGAGATTTCCGAGATCGTCGACGGTGGGATGGACGAAAACATGCGGCGCTGCAGTGCGGTACTGACGACGACGATCACCCTTAAAGCGGACCTGCCCGTCATTATGGACGGGGCCAAGAAAGCGAGCGAGGGCAAAGGGATAACGGAGCAGCTGAACATCGGCACCTATCTGACAGGTCTTACGCTGCTCGGCCTGGAGAAGCAGGGGGACACGAGCACCGACAAGAGTACGCTGACCTACGCGACGGGTTATACGACCGAGGGAGAGACGGTCGTCACGGTCCTGGAAGTTCGCTGACCGGCCGCACGCGTTCTCTCCTGTATGTGAAAACTGTTTCCCGGGCGGTATGGTAAAGTAGTATCAGTGGTTATATCGCAAGAGGGGGGAGAAAGACCATGTCCCAGCTGATAGAACTGATCTACTGCAGTGCCGCCGCGCACCCTTTCAGCCGGGCGGAGCTGGCACAGCTGCTCGCGGCATCGCGGAGCAACAATGAAAAAATCGGCGTCTCCGGCATGCTGCTCTATGCGGAAGGGAGCTTCTTCCAGGTGCTGGAGGGGGAGGCGCCGACGGTCGAAGCGCTCTTTGAGACGATCCGGCGCGACCCGCGCCACAATGCGGTCACCCTCATCATACGCGAACCCATCGCCAGGCGTGCGTTCGAGGCGTGGACGATGGGGTATGC is a genomic window of Sulfurimonas sp. HSL1-2 containing:
- a CDS encoding GNAT family N-acyltransferase, yielding MTTTFVEATTQEELEKVFAFRYRIVCEKLGVDTLDYCEPGRETDEYDAYAMHFAAFDDQGEVAACVRLIHNSPIGYPTANHMRCDIDESAFEPHKVAELSRIFVNAEKRGIQETKRLFQGLKEIVYLKGKALGIEYTYGGLEKPFLKLLNMFKYPYKPIGEEQDYVGRRYPCIMYTRDLEAENPELLRGAD
- a CDS encoding GNAT family N-acetyltransferase, producing MRIVPVTSPGQIALCASLAETIWREFYTPIIGEAQVVYMLRAFQSAGAMAEQIQNGYRYSLLYDGEMAVGYCATVPEGDALKVSKLYVLKTVRGKGGGHLMLEHCASDAKARGLQRLVLTVNRHNPSVAFYEREGFTNAGPLVQEIGGGYVMDDYVMVRPLA